The following DNA comes from Pomacea canaliculata isolate SZHN2017 linkage group LG10, ASM307304v1, whole genome shotgun sequence.
tttaatttagaatAGAAAGTAAACAAGATTTTCTTGATGTTAGTAGTTCAAGATTATAAATTTCATGAATGTTTTACATGAATTCCATTATAAACATGAACAATACACatcttttgtaaaatgttgctTTGAGATCAATGTGttatattttttgcattaaaaatatttcagtttataACATAGCTTTCTCTTTAATGTTCTAGGTTTTGCTACCCAAACTTAAAGCAAAACCCATCAGGACAGCTAGTGGGGTAcgaagtttttatatttttgcaaattAACTGCATGACAAATGTTGAACATCAGACTTGCAGCTCTTACTGATTTagatttatttaccttttattgTCACATTCTTTTTCAATAGTCTAAGTCTGAATCatatatctttctctttgatgatgatctctctctctctccctcccaccccacacttatgccaaccctcactgtaccCAAAACTGATTTAAATTCTGCTGTGCAGATAGCTGTTGTGGCAGTGATGTGCAAGCCACACAGGTGTCCACACATTGCTATGACTGGGAATATCTGTGtgtgagttgtttttttattttttttttccaaggaTGACGTTAAGCATTTCAAACTTATTGTTTTAATGATTAAAGTTTTAAGTTTGATGcatgttagaaataaattttgtttgcgACATGAGCTTATATATTTCCATTAATTACTTGGAGTTGGTAAGACAGATTTAAGTTAAACTGCATCAGATTTCACGAGAACAATGTGGATTGTGAAATGTTGAATCAGATAAGATCATAggaaaattatgaaaagaagTAATCAAAATATGAAATGATGTCTTATTTCCTAAtaaatatacttatataatCAAAAAGATAGACATAATACACTCATGTCCAcccattttcttatttaaaaatataaactgctTCCTTTGAAAGTGTAGACTTGCATAtgaattatttatcaataataattaataattaaaaaccatttaattttactttcagatattGCCCTGGAGGACCTGACTCAGACTTTGAATACTCTACACAGTCATATACTGGTTATGAGGTTActtgaacaaagaaataaatttttcagtGCAGTATTACACCATTTAAATAAGAAGAACATGCACATTTTTTGGTAACCATAAGCTTAGGGAATTTTGACTGATTATTATGTAATTTTGCCTTTTCAAATAAAGCAGCTTCAGTTGCATTTTAACAAGAATTATTTCATGCTTTATGTGCATAACTTCACAGGTATAATGAAGAAGATTTTGTCAGTGATCATGCTATGTAGGATGAGCAGAGAGGACACAAACACCAAGGTCAAAGTATAGCTTTAACAGATGGTAATTCCACAGGATGAAGGAAACTcaccaaagattttttttctcattaacaAATCTAGCTAGAAGGATGGATAATCTCACATGGTATTTCTCgagaggggaaagagagaaaatcttATAGGCAGTTATCAGAAAAAATGTCTAATCATTTTATAGcatttttctagatttttttttttctttttatctctgttaGCCAACCTCAATGAGGGCTATTCGAGCAAGGTATAATCCATACCTTCAGACTCGCCATCGAGTAGAGCAGGTAATTATTTTCCTCCAGATATTCATCAAactagtttattattttctgatttaaaataaaaacatgattaatttaaataaagttaaataaaatattttaagaaaaagaagggagaCATTAATTAGGCTTTATGAACATTTACAACTGTGCCTTTTTCAggtgattttttattttcaaactaagacagttttgtatgtgtgtgtgtgaagctgAAGCAGCTTGGTCACAGTGTTGACAAAGTAGAGTTTATTGTGATGGGAGGCACCTTTATGAGCCTTCCAGATGATTACCGTGACTACTTCATACGCAGTCTTCACGATGCTTTGTCAGGACACTGTAGCAGCAATGTGGATGAGGCTGTAAAGTGAGTTTTCCCAACTTTTTGATCTTATTTATATTGCTTACTTACATTTAAATGTCAGCTTAACAAATTTCACTATTTTtccattatttgtttataagtTTTCCTTGCTTAGTGTGCccattttttcatctttattctttagTCACATCTATTTGGGTTGTAGTGATTAAAGACATGGTGTTGTGGTTGTTGCTGGCTCAGAATCTTTGCATAaatattgttgctgtttttcgATAACCAGGTACTCAGAAAAGAGTATGACAAAGTGCATTGGCATAACCATTGAAACCAGACCAGACTATTGTCTAAAGAAGCATCTCAGGTCAGTGTAatgagtcattaaaaaaaaatgtaggagaTTATAAAGGATCCATACATTTATGTACTTGAGTTAATTTTAATTCAAGGCATTTTTTGTGCCTTAACTAATGATGGAAAGCTAACTTAGCACTTTTTAATCCTATGTATCCTTTTATGTCCTTCTAGTGACATGCTTCGGTATGGATGCACTCGACTGGAAATTGGTGTCCAGAGTGTATACGAGGATGTTGCAAGGGACACCAACAGGTGAGTCATTGAGAATttctgctaaatatttttttaaagtttataaatatgagaaaaatgataaaaaaaactggcttCTTCGAGAGTACAAGAAGGTATAGTGAAATATCAGTGTAGGGAAAGACAACCTTATGCTTTAGCTTATCACTGAATTATGACACTGTTCTCATGTATGTCTTACAGAGGTCACACAGTCAGAGCTGTGTGCGAATCATTTCAAATGTCTAAGGATGCAGGATTTAAGGTTGTTGCTCACATGATGCCTGACCTGCCCAATGTTGGGTGGGAGAGAGATATTGAGCAATTCATTGTGAGTAttgaggatttttttattattttgtttagaaaGAAATCAGTTACAAGTCATGAATTGGTAGTACTGATGTCATTGAACATTCCAGATACTTCCAAGACACTGAAGTATTATCTGGAATTAACAAGATTCACTCAGTATAGACGAtctgtagctatgaagacatttgcatctgtgggtgcaaactgtataggaagagttaaaaATGTGCTATACCAAAGTGCTTTAAATATATCTTAACCATGAGGTACATGCATAGCTTTATAAGTTATTTTTGCTGATTGGAAACTTTTTAGGAATTCTTTGAAAACCCAGCATTCCGAGCTGATGGACTGAAAATCTACCCAACGCTTGTGATCAGAGGAACAGGTATGTAAATATCTATATCTTTTTTGTGTATTGTCAGACATTTGCACTCTAATTTTTCATGCAgctgaaaatgtcaacaaaccTGCTTATTGAAACTGCATTACACTTTTCTTgactatagttttttttttcccctttcaccTTCAGGGCTGTATGAGTTGTGGAAGACTGGACGTTACAAGAGTTACCCACCAAGCATGCTTGTTGACCTGATTGCACGTATCTTAGCCCTTGTTCCACCTTGGACACGTGTCTATCGAGTTCAGCGGTAAGCAACATCTTGTTACTGATTTTTCATTGCCTAACCTTCAATCCATGTTTAATAGTGTAGCACACCACATCACtagtagactttttttttggtctttattTCATTGGAAGTACAAGAAAATAGCACCAAAGTCTATCTTTTGGGATGAAGTGCTTCTGATGTGTACCAAGCAAAAAgaattgtaataaatatcatCAATGGCTCTGTCAGAGAATGCGGTAAACAGAATATGAATGCAAAGTttagaaatgaatatttaagCTTTTATGCTGATGACTAATGGAAAACATTGCTGGGAAAATAGGTCTTTTTCAAGGATTTTGCATGCTTTTCATTCCCTTCAGTTACTGAGAGAGTgtagagagagatatatatattttgttttgatgccACACATAAATTTTAATACCAAAGAATTCTTCATGTTTTAGTGTGCTGATACTTTAATGTTGCATGGTGTGCACTTTCAGAGACATTCCCATGCCACTTGTTACATCAGGCGTAGAGCATGGTAATCTGCGAGAGCTGGCATTGGCTCGCATGCGTGACCTTGGTACACAGTGCCGTGATGTTCGTACACGAGAGGTTGGCATTCAGGAGATTCACCACAAAGTCAAACCTTACGAGGTGAAAATGTTGACTTACAGGTTTTATCATAGACAAAAACTCTTTAAGACATGCATCAGAAATcttaaaacaacacacacatatatgtccttgttttttgtatttaaaatgtggATTATTAAttagaatttattatttatttgactGAATTTTAGTGGAGGAAAAAGGTGAGGTCATATTGTCTATAGGAGCAGTAATTCTAAGTTGTTTAGAATATATGGACACAGTATGTAGAATGCAGAACTACCTCGTAACCAGGTACCCATTTCTGCTGAGCAGGTGATGGGTGGATATTAGTGTGTGATGGGGCGTGGGAAGTTTTCCAAACTCAAGCCCATGCAGGCCACAAATCAGTTAACTTTAGTTCTAGTCAAGCACACCAGCCTACATAGCCTCCCTTTTTCAGTGTATATCAGTATTGTTCATTAggatttatttcaaattttttttgttgggggttTTATTATCTGGATTTTACTCTATAAGAGACTTGGTTGTGCTTCTTCGGTATCTTTGTGTAAAATCTTAAAGAGACATTATTTTGACAGGTTTATTGAATTAATAAatcaatgaaaacacaaaatttcatgAAATAAGTCTTGATTATTATGTAAATAGCTACAAGATTTCAATGTGTTCAATGTTCTTTTTATGAGACAGGCAGAGCTGGTTAGACGAGATTATGTTGCCAACAGCGGATGGGAAACTTTCTTGTCTTACGAAGATCCTGAGCAGGACATACTGATTGGACTATTGCGACTGCGAAAGTGCTCAGAGGACACCTTTCGCCCAGAACTGCGTGATGGCTGTTCCATTGTCCGAGAGCTTCATGTGTATGGCAGTGTTGTGCCAGTCCATGCCCGTGACCCAACCAAGTTCCAGCACCAGGGTTTTGGCATGCTTCTGATGGAAGAAGCTGAGCGGATTGCTCGTGAAGAGCATGGCTCATCCAAAATTGCAGTCATTTCAGGTTTTGTATTttgc
Coding sequences within:
- the LOC112574018 gene encoding elongator complex protein 3, coding for MGKNRNKAIDISKEELMVRAVAEIINELIKAHNQNKDVDLNKLKTRIASKHGMPNQPRLVDIIAAVPQEYKKVLLPKLKAKPIRTASGIAVVAVMCKPHRCPHIAMTGNICVYCPGGPDSDFEYSTQSYTGYEPTSMRAIRARYNPYLQTRHRVEQLKQLGHSVDKVEFIVMGGTFMSLPDDYRDYFIRSLHDALSGHCSSNVDEAVKYSEKSMTKCIGITIETRPDYCLKKHLSDMLRYGCTRLEIGVQSVYEDVARDTNRGHTVRAVCESFQMSKDAGFKVVAHMMPDLPNVGWERDIEQFIEFFENPAFRADGLKIYPTLVIRGTGLYELWKTGRYKSYPPSMLVDLIARILALVPPWTRVYRVQRDIPMPLVTSGVEHGNLRELALARMRDLGTQCRDVRTREVGIQEIHHKVKPYEAELVRRDYVANSGWETFLSYEDPEQDILIGLLRLRKCSEDTFRPELRDGCSIVRELHVYGSVVPVHARDPTKFQHQGFGMLLMEEAERIAREEHGSSKIAVISGVGTRNYYRKIGYELEGPYMTKSLL